TAATTTAAGAAAATGTTTTCAGAGAACGGCTATATATCAATTTTATATAAGAATATTGAATATAAACTTAAGTTTGTATACTTATTACAAATTATAGAAATAAACAGGCGATTAACAAACAACAAGCTAAAACTACACTTATATTATAAAAGCTATACTAAGTAAATATAGATGTTTATATCAAATTGACAGTGAAAACGTTTCTAAATATAATGAGACTATATTAGCGAAGGGGGAGAAAAAAACATGAAAGATATGTTTTATACAATAGATAAACTTAGAAATAGAATACATGAACTAGATGATTATAGATATAGAGATAAAGTAGAACTTGAATATTTTAACACGAAGTTAAATGGGGATAGAGATATAGCACCTAATATTCCAACTGAGTATGATGGAGTTATAAAAACTGGGGAGACATGGAAAGGAAGAGATTTATACCTTTGGATGCAAAAGGTAGTTGATATACCATCAAACTGGGAGAATAAAACTGTTGTTGGTATATTTGATTTTGGAGAAACTGGAGCTGGAAATAACTCTGGATTTGAATCGTTATTTTACCTTAATAATAAGCCTTACCAAGGCGTTGATAGTAATCACAAAGAAGTGTTTTTACCGAAAGATATTAATGGAACTAGTGTTGAATTAATATTTAGACTATGGACTGGACTTGAAGGTGGCGGAATTCCAAGAGAACAAGAACATCGTATAAACAGAGCACAATTAGCATGGTTAGATGAGAAAGCAGATGACTTATTCTACAATGCAAGTGTAATTTTAGAAACTATAGGAGAACTAGATGAATATTCTCCAGATAAAGTTCATTTAACAAAGATACTAAACAATGCATTTAAATTAATTGATTGGTCATATCCAGGAAATGAAGATTTTTATAAGTCGTTGCATGAAGCATCAGATTATTTAAATGAAGAAATAGATAAAATTGATAAACATTCAGTAGTTAATGTAACTTGTATTGGACACACTCATATAGATGTTGCTTGGCTTTGGAGGTTAAAACACACTAGGGAGAAATGTGCAAGATCATTTTCAACAGTATTAAGATTAATGGAAAGATATCCTGAGTACATATTTTTACAAACACAGCCGCAATTATATGAATATGTAAAAAATGATTACCCAGAATTATATGAAGCTATAAAACAAAAGGTTAAGGATGGTAAGTGGGAAGTTGACGGTGGAATGTGGTTAGAAGCAGACTGCAATATACCATCAGGAGAATCTTTAGTGAGACAAATTTTAGTAGGTTCAAGATTTATAAAAGAAGAATTTAATAAAGATGTTGAATATTTATGGTTACCAGACGTATTTGGATATTCATGGGCACTACCTCAAATATTAAAAAAATCTGGAATAGATATGTTTATGACAACTAAGATAAGTTGGAATCAATATAATAGAATGCCACATGATACGTTTAAGTGGAGAGGAATAGATGGTTCAGAAATACTAACTCACTTTATAACAACTCCAGAGCCATGGAGTCAACCTGGATCTTGGTTCTACACATATAATGGAAGACTTACACCTAAAACAGTAAAAGGTGTATGGGATGCATATACAGATAAAGGAATAACTAATGATTTATTAGTATCTTATGGTTTCGGAGATGGTGGCGGTGGAGTAAACCGTGAAATGTTAGAATATAGAAAAAGATTAGATAAAATGCCAGGATTACCTAATGTAAAGACTGGAAAAGCTAGTGAATACTTTAGATGTTTAAAAGAAAAGGTAGAAAAAACTGATGAATATGTGCATACATGGGATGGAGAGTTATACTTAGAATATCATAGAGGCACATATACAAGTCAGGCATACACTAAAATGATGAATAGAAAACTAGAACTTTTATATAGAGAAACAGAGTGGTTATCAAGTGTAGCATGTTTAACTAATAATGACTGGTCATTATATGATAACAATGAAATAACTAAAGGATGGAAGACTATACTTAGAAACCAATTCCATGATATAATCCCTGGTTCATCTATAACGGAAGTTTATGAAGATGCAAAACAAGAGTATAAAGAAGCAGAAGATATAGCTTTAGGTATACAAAATAAACTTGAAGATATATCTATAAATAAAGATGAACACACTTGGACAATAGTAAATAACTCTAACTGGAATAGAACTGAATCTATAGATATAAAATGTGATGAAGATGGAAGTTTTTATGATGAAGATGGAAATAAACTAGAGTACCAAAGAAATAAAGATGAATATACAATAGAAATTAAAGATATTCCAGCACTTGGATATAAAAGAATAATATTAAAAGTAAATGATATTAAAGATGACAACAATTCGGCATTTGAGTACTGTGATGGGAAAGTTTTAACTCCTAAATACGAGATAAAATGGAATGAATATGGACAACTAATATCTATATATGATAAAGAAAATAGAAGAGAAGTATTAGCTAAGGGTGAGAGAGGAAATGTTCTTCAGATGTTTGAAGACAAACCTATGGCACATGAAGCGTGGGATATTGATATATTCTATCAAGAGAAGATGAGAGAAGTAAAGGATTTAAAAAGTGTTGAATTAATAGAAATTGGAAATCTAAAAGCTGTTATAAGATTTAAATATAAATATATGAACACAACAATAAATCAAGACATGATAGTATACGCTAATAGCAATAGAATCGATTTTAAAACAAATGTTGATTGGAGAGAAAAAAAGCAATTGCTTAAAGTAGCATTTGTAGTAGATATAAGAAGCACTATGGCTACATACGATGTTCAGTTTGGAAATGTAAAAAGACCAACTCACTGGAATACTAGTTGGGACAGAGCTAGATTTGAAAGTGTTGCACAACAATGGGTTGATTTATCTGAAAGAAATTATGGTGTAAGTTTATTAAATAATTGTAAATATGGGCATGACATAAAAGACAATGTAATGAGATTAACATTGTTAAAATCAGCGACGCACCCTGATCCAGTACAAGATCAAGGAGAACAAAACTTTACTTATTCACTATTACCTCATAGTGGAGACTTTATAGATGGAAACACAGTAAAGCATGCATATGAACTTAATCAACCGTTAAGAGCTATAAAAGGAATGTTAAAGAGTGAAGTTAAAAAGCAATTATTTAAATTTAATGATGCAAATATATTAGTTGATGCTATAAAGAAAGCTGAAGATGAAGATATGATAATAATCCGTTTCCATGATTATTCAGGAAGCAGACAAAATGTAAGTATAGATAGTGATTATGAAATTACTGGATGGATGGAGACAAACTTAATGGAAAAACCAATAGAGAATTTAAGAAATGAAAACTCTATAAATGTTGTTGTAAATCCATATGAAATGAAAACACTTATGATAAAAATGAAGTAATATAAGTCCCTTAGGGGCAGGCTTGTGGTATAAACAGTTGGTTTCTTCACACAAAGCACTAAGAGCATGTGCTTTAAGTGTTTCGAAAACAACTATTTATACCACTTTGCCTTATAATAATAGGACTTCAACACTTTGGTGGTGGAGAGAATTAGTATTGGGGGATTTTTTTATGAAAAAGACTGCACATATAATATCTCATACTCATTGGGATAGAGAGTGGTATTTACCATATGAAACACATCATATGATGCTTATAAAAACTATGGATACTTTACTTGATGCATTTGAGAAGGATCCAGAATTTAAATATTATCACTTAGATGGACAAACAGTTTTATTAGAAGATTATTTAGAAGTTAGACCTGATAGAAAAGAGCTTTTAGAAAAAGTTATTAAAGAAGGAAGACTTAAAATAGGACCGTGGTATGTTCTTCAAGATGAGTTTTTGACAAGTAGTGAATCAAATGTTAGAAATTTACAATATGGACATAAAGATGCAAATAATTATGGTGTTAAAGCGTGCAAAATAGGTTACTTTCCAGATTCTTTCGGGAATATGGGGCAAGCGCCTCAAATATTAAAGCAAGCAGGAATAGATGCTGCAGCTTTTGGAAGAGGAGTTAAACCAACTGGTTTTAACAATGAAGTAAGTGCTGATGATAAATTTGAATCTCCATACTCTGAAATGTATTGGGAAAGCCCAGATGGATCAAAGGTATTGGGGATATTATTTGCTAACTGGTATTGCAATGGTATGGAAATACCAACTGATGAAAATGAAGCTAAAAATTATTGGAGTAAGAGAATAGATGATGCTGGAAAATTTGCATCAACAAACCACTTATTATTTTTAAATGGATGTGATCATCAACCTATTCAGACTGATTTATCAGAAGCTATAAAAACAGCTAAAAGCATATATAGTGATATAGATTTTATACATTCTAACTTTGAAGATTATGTAAATGATTTAAAAAGTAATATAGATAAAGATTTACAAATTATAAAGGGAGAATTAAGAAGTCAGCAAACTGATGGATGGTACACACTTGCTAATACAGCTTCATCTAGAGTTTACTTAAAGCAGTGGAACCAACTTTGTCAGACTTTATTTGAAAAAGTAGCTGAACCGATAGCAACTATGGCAAGCCAATATGGATTTGAATATCCTCATCATTTATTTGAGTATGGATGGAAATCTTTAATGAAAAATCATCCTCATGATAGTATTTGTGGATGTAGTGTAGATGAAGTCCACAGAGAAATGGTAGCTAGATTTGATAAAGCTAAGGATGTTGCTAAGTATATTGTAAATGAAAGTTTAACTTATATATCTAGTAAAATAAATACTCTGAAATTTAAAGATTTAGGAGAAAATGTATATCCATTTTTAGTTTTAAATACATCTGGGTATGATAGAAAAGGCTTAGTTAAAGTTGAGGTTGATATAGTAAGAAAGTATTTTAAAGAAGGACATCCAAATGAAATAGCAAAAGAAATGAAAAATATAAAGCTTCCTAAGTTTAAAGTAGTTGATATAAATGGGAATAAAATAAATTCAAATATAATTGATTTAGGAATAAAATTTGGATATGATTTACCAGATGATAAATTTAGACAACCATATTACTCAAGGTTAGTAAGTGTTGAGATTGAAACAAATAATATTAAGTCTTTTGGATGGGATACATATGCTTTAGTAGAGGATGACTCAAATAGCATTGAAAATAGTATTAATAGCTTAATAAATGAAAATATATTAGAAAATGAAAATATAAGAGTTGAAATAAATGAAAATGGAAGCATTGATTTATTAGATAAGAATACTAATAAAAATTTCAAAGATTTATGTATATATGAAAATACAGGTGATATAGGTAATGAATATATTTATAAAATGCCAGAGGGAGAGACACCATTAACTACTAAGGGCATAAAAGCTAATATAAATATAAAAGAAGATTTACCATATAAAGCTGTTGTAGAAGTTATTCACAAGTGGGATATTCCAAAAAGTGCAGATTACTTATTAGATAAAGAAATTGAAGAAGTATTAGAATTTAAGCATAGAAAGGCACAAAGAGTTAATGAAACGTTACAGATGGAAATAAAAACTACATTAACTTTAGAAAAAAGTGCTAAGGGGATAAAGATTGAATCTGAATTTAATAATATATGTAAAGATCATAGAATGAGGATGTTATTTAATACAGATATAGAAAGTAATGTTCATTATGCAGAATCAATATTTGAGGTAGCAAAGAGAAATAATATTCCACATGCATCTTGGGAAAATCCATGCAATTGCCAACATCAGCATACATTTGTAAATATACATGACAATAACTATGGACTTACAATTGCAAATAAAGGGTTAAATGAATATGAAATTTTGAATAATGGTAGAAATACAATTGCAGTTACATTATTAAGAAGTGTTAGGGAATTAGGTGATTGGGGAGTTTTTGAAACTCCAGAAGCTCAGTGTTTAGGAAATCATAAAGTAGAGCTTGAAATAATACCTCATGGTAAAGAAGTATTTGATTCTTATAAGGAAGCTCATTTATTCCAAATACCTATAATTTCTAAACAAATGTCTATACAAAGTGGAGAAA
The nucleotide sequence above comes from Paraclostridium bifermentans. Encoded proteins:
- a CDS encoding alpha-mannosidase; this translates as MKDMFYTIDKLRNRIHELDDYRYRDKVELEYFNTKLNGDRDIAPNIPTEYDGVIKTGETWKGRDLYLWMQKVVDIPSNWENKTVVGIFDFGETGAGNNSGFESLFYLNNKPYQGVDSNHKEVFLPKDINGTSVELIFRLWTGLEGGGIPREQEHRINRAQLAWLDEKADDLFYNASVILETIGELDEYSPDKVHLTKILNNAFKLIDWSYPGNEDFYKSLHEASDYLNEEIDKIDKHSVVNVTCIGHTHIDVAWLWRLKHTREKCARSFSTVLRLMERYPEYIFLQTQPQLYEYVKNDYPELYEAIKQKVKDGKWEVDGGMWLEADCNIPSGESLVRQILVGSRFIKEEFNKDVEYLWLPDVFGYSWALPQILKKSGIDMFMTTKISWNQYNRMPHDTFKWRGIDGSEILTHFITTPEPWSQPGSWFYTYNGRLTPKTVKGVWDAYTDKGITNDLLVSYGFGDGGGGVNREMLEYRKRLDKMPGLPNVKTGKASEYFRCLKEKVEKTDEYVHTWDGELYLEYHRGTYTSQAYTKMMNRKLELLYRETEWLSSVACLTNNDWSLYDNNEITKGWKTILRNQFHDIIPGSSITEVYEDAKQEYKEAEDIALGIQNKLEDISINKDEHTWTIVNNSNWNRTESIDIKCDEDGSFYDEDGNKLEYQRNKDEYTIEIKDIPALGYKRIILKVNDIKDDNNSAFEYCDGKVLTPKYEIKWNEYGQLISIYDKENRREVLAKGERGNVLQMFEDKPMAHEAWDIDIFYQEKMREVKDLKSVELIEIGNLKAVIRFKYKYMNTTINQDMIVYANSNRIDFKTNVDWREKKQLLKVAFVVDIRSTMATYDVQFGNVKRPTHWNTSWDRARFESVAQQWVDLSERNYGVSLLNNCKYGHDIKDNVMRLTLLKSATHPDPVQDQGEQNFTYSLLPHSGDFIDGNTVKHAYELNQPLRAIKGMLKSEVKKQLFKFNDANILVDAIKKAEDEDMIIIRFHDYSGSRQNVSIDSDYEITGWMETNLMEKPIENLRNENSINVVVNPYEMKTLMIKMK
- a CDS encoding alpha-mannosidase — encoded protein: MKKTAHIISHTHWDREWYLPYETHHMMLIKTMDTLLDAFEKDPEFKYYHLDGQTVLLEDYLEVRPDRKELLEKVIKEGRLKIGPWYVLQDEFLTSSESNVRNLQYGHKDANNYGVKACKIGYFPDSFGNMGQAPQILKQAGIDAAAFGRGVKPTGFNNEVSADDKFESPYSEMYWESPDGSKVLGILFANWYCNGMEIPTDENEAKNYWSKRIDDAGKFASTNHLLFLNGCDHQPIQTDLSEAIKTAKSIYSDIDFIHSNFEDYVNDLKSNIDKDLQIIKGELRSQQTDGWYTLANTASSRVYLKQWNQLCQTLFEKVAEPIATMASQYGFEYPHHLFEYGWKSLMKNHPHDSICGCSVDEVHREMVARFDKAKDVAKYIVNESLTYISSKINTLKFKDLGENVYPFLVLNTSGYDRKGLVKVEVDIVRKYFKEGHPNEIAKEMKNIKLPKFKVVDINGNKINSNIIDLGIKFGYDLPDDKFRQPYYSRLVSVEIETNNIKSFGWDTYALVEDDSNSIENSINSLINENILENENIRVEINENGSIDLLDKNTNKNFKDLCIYENTGDIGNEYIYKMPEGETPLTTKGIKANINIKEDLPYKAVVEVIHKWDIPKSADYLLDKEIEEVLEFKHRKAQRVNETLQMEIKTTLTLEKSAKGIKIESEFNNICKDHRMRMLFNTDIESNVHYAESIFEVAKRNNIPHASWENPCNCQHQHTFVNIHDNNYGLTIANKGLNEYEILNNGRNTIAVTLLRSVRELGDWGVFETPEAQCLGNHKVELEIIPHGKEVFDSYKEAHLFQIPIISKQMSIQSGEIPCANGLLNVEGYGIMWSILKRECKNGNNILRVYNLNEEETILNLSSCSLLGDKYRSNILEDKVQKITENKIHLRQSEIVTVSIGK